A portion of the Thermosediminibacter oceani DSM 16646 genome contains these proteins:
- the pheT gene encoding phenylalanine--tRNA ligase subunit beta has protein sequence MKVSLKWMREYVNYDGRPEELARRLTMSGSNAESIEYPGRDIKSVVVGEIIKIGKHPDSDKLLVTKVNVGHRVLQIVTGARNIKEGDRVAVALPGAVIEGGIEIKVQSIKGLESQGMLCSAKELGLDDSGLPEDVKNGLLILPEDAPVGNDIKDYIGLEDVVIDFEITPNRPDCLSIVGMAREAAATFNIPLNPLSINLKEESVEKVPDIVNVTVEAGDLCKRYIARIIKDVKIKPSPLWMQRRLQVCGIRPINNIVDITNYVMLELGQPLHAFDYDKLAGCSIIVRRGKKGETITTLDGKLREICEDTLVIADKKGPVALAGIMGGAETEVTSETRTVLLESANFWGPNIRRTSRKMGLRTEASQRFEKGLDPNLAAVAAERACELIERLGAGRVLKGCVDVYPEPVLPRKLPLRVDRINALLGTEISRHQMIDILERLGIKSLEESDQTFVVIPTFRADITQEADLAEEIARIYGYDNLPSTLPGSIATCGKLNRNQKLTNEIKQTLMGCGFSEIYTYSFISPSAFDALRAPEDHEVRRAVKIINPLGEEHSIMRTTLLPGILEVIKLNLNQKRESIRIFELGTVYIPRQIPLKELPVEKKKLGVAICDENLDFYYLKGVIETLLLKLKIRGAVFYPGEHFSLHPGRTATISIDGEIAGFIGEVHPDVMENYGMEDKRAYVAELDLDLLLDRSQTEVKFKPLPRFPAADRDVAIVVEEGVTAGSIMEAIKEAGGEVLENVELFDVYRGNQIPEGYKSLAFSLTYRAKDRTLTDEEINRLHGNITECILKKFNGRLRE, from the coding sequence ATGAAGGTATCTCTAAAATGGATGAGAGAATATGTAAATTACGACGGCAGGCCGGAGGAACTGGCGAGAAGGCTCACCATGTCGGGCTCAAATGCAGAAAGTATAGAATATCCGGGGCGTGACATAAAAAGCGTGGTGGTCGGCGAGATAATAAAAATCGGAAAGCACCCCGATTCCGATAAGTTGCTTGTCACAAAGGTTAATGTCGGGCATCGGGTGCTTCAGATAGTTACGGGAGCCCGGAACATCAAAGAAGGCGATAGGGTTGCGGTTGCCCTGCCGGGAGCAGTTATTGAAGGCGGCATAGAGATCAAAGTTCAAAGTATAAAAGGGCTGGAATCGCAGGGAATGCTATGTTCCGCGAAGGAACTGGGGCTTGATGACAGCGGATTGCCTGAAGACGTGAAAAACGGACTTTTGATCCTGCCCGAGGATGCGCCGGTAGGAAATGATATTAAGGATTACATAGGGCTGGAGGACGTCGTTATAGACTTTGAAATAACTCCCAACAGGCCCGATTGTTTGAGCATCGTCGGAATGGCAAGAGAAGCCGCCGCTACCTTCAATATTCCTTTAAATCCGCTTTCAATTAATCTGAAAGAAGAATCGGTCGAAAAGGTTCCAGACATAGTAAACGTGACGGTGGAAGCCGGGGACCTGTGCAAACGTTATATCGCGAGGATAATAAAAGATGTGAAAATAAAGCCCTCGCCTCTCTGGATGCAGAGGAGGTTGCAGGTATGCGGAATACGCCCGATAAACAACATCGTGGATATTACCAATTATGTGATGCTGGAACTGGGTCAGCCCCTTCACGCTTTTGACTATGACAAACTGGCGGGTTGTTCAATAATAGTGCGCAGGGGCAAAAAGGGCGAGACGATAACCACCCTGGACGGCAAGCTGAGGGAAATTTGCGAAGACACACTGGTAATAGCCGATAAAAAAGGCCCTGTAGCCTTAGCGGGGATTATGGGGGGAGCGGAAACCGAAGTTACGTCGGAAACCAGGACCGTACTCCTGGAATCAGCCAATTTCTGGGGGCCTAACATCCGGCGGACATCAAGAAAAATGGGCTTGAGGACCGAAGCATCCCAGCGCTTTGAGAAAGGTCTTGACCCGAATCTGGCAGCGGTAGCTGCTGAAAGAGCCTGCGAGCTGATTGAAAGGCTGGGGGCCGGTAGGGTATTGAAAGGGTGTGTCGACGTATATCCGGAACCCGTGCTTCCCAGAAAACTACCTCTGCGGGTTGACAGGATAAATGCCCTTTTGGGCACCGAGATTTCAAGACACCAAATGATCGACATACTGGAACGGCTGGGAATTAAATCTCTTGAAGAATCCGATCAAACCTTTGTCGTCATTCCGACGTTCCGCGCTGACATTACCCAGGAGGCGGATCTGGCGGAGGAAATCGCCAGAATTTACGGATACGACAACCTTCCTTCGACTCTGCCGGGTAGCATAGCTACCTGCGGTAAATTGAACCGCAATCAGAAACTTACGAACGAGATAAAGCAAACCTTGATGGGTTGCGGCTTTTCGGAGATTTACACCTATTCTTTTATAAGCCCTAGCGCTTTCGACGCTTTGAGAGCACCGGAAGACCATGAAGTCCGCAGGGCTGTCAAAATAATAAACCCTCTTGGCGAGGAGCACAGCATAATGAGAACCACACTGCTGCCCGGCATTCTGGAAGTGATAAAGCTTAATCTTAACCAGAAACGGGAAAGCATCAGGATTTTTGAATTAGGAACTGTCTACATTCCCAGGCAAATACCTTTAAAGGAATTGCCTGTTGAGAAGAAAAAGCTGGGTGTGGCTATATGCGATGAGAATTTGGATTTTTACTACCTGAAAGGTGTAATTGAAACTCTTTTGCTTAAATTAAAAATACGCGGAGCTGTTTTTTATCCCGGCGAGCATTTTTCCCTGCATCCGGGAAGGACTGCGACAATCTCCATCGACGGCGAAATCGCAGGTTTTATAGGAGAGGTTCACCCCGACGTAATGGAAAATTACGGTATGGAAGACAAGCGGGCTTATGTAGCGGAGCTGGATCTGGACCTTTTACTCGATAGATCCCAAACGGAGGTTAAATTCAAACCGTTGCCAAGATTCCCGGCAGCGGACAGGGATGTGGCTATAGTTGTAGAAGAAGGCGTAACCGCCGGTAGCATAATGGAAGCAATAAAGGAGGCCGGCGGAGAAGTGCTGGAAAATGTTGAGCTGTTTGACGTATACAGAGGAAATCAGATACCGGAAGGATATAAGAGCCTTGCTTTTTCTTTGACGTACAGGGCAAAGGACAGGACGCTGACTGATGAAGAAATAAACCGGTTGCACGGCAATATTACGGAATGCATCTTGAAGAAATTCAACGGCCGCCTGAGAGAGTAG
- the pheS gene encoding phenylalanine--tRNA ligase subunit alpha, with the protein MQEEALRALERVGNLEELNDLKIKFLGKKGKLTVILRGMADLKPEERPAIGKLANEIKEMLEEKFSRKSLELKEALKQERLMRETIDVTIPSKVALGHKHPLTLVLDEIKEIFMGLGYEIVEGPEIELDYYNFEALNIPKDHPARDMQDTFYITEDILLRTHTSPVQVRTMENRKPPIKVIVPGRVYRSDEVDATHSPVFHQVEGLLVGKNVTMADLKGTLITFAKLFYGEERMVRFRPSYFPFTEPSAEMDISCIACNGKGCRVCSYTGWLEILGCGMVHPNVLKNAGYDPEELTGFAFGMGIERIAMLKYEINDMRLFFENDLRFLEQF; encoded by the coding sequence TTGCAGGAAGAAGCTCTTCGTGCTCTTGAAAGGGTAGGTAATCTGGAAGAGTTGAACGATTTGAAAATAAAATTCCTGGGCAAAAAAGGAAAGCTTACCGTTATCTTGAGGGGAATGGCAGACCTAAAACCTGAAGAAAGACCGGCGATAGGTAAACTGGCCAACGAAATAAAAGAGATGCTTGAAGAAAAATTCTCCCGAAAATCCCTTGAACTAAAAGAGGCCTTAAAGCAGGAACGGCTAATGAGAGAGACCATTGACGTAACGATCCCCTCGAAAGTGGCACTAGGGCATAAACATCCCCTTACCCTGGTATTGGACGAAATAAAAGAAATTTTCATGGGGCTGGGGTATGAGATAGTGGAAGGGCCGGAAATAGAGCTGGATTATTACAACTTTGAAGCCCTTAACATACCTAAAGACCACCCGGCCAGAGACATGCAGGATACCTTCTATATAACGGAAGATATTCTGCTGAGAACACACACATCGCCTGTACAGGTCAGGACTATGGAAAACAGAAAGCCCCCGATTAAAGTCATAGTCCCGGGTAGGGTTTACCGCTCCGACGAGGTTGATGCGACGCATTCGCCCGTCTTTCATCAGGTGGAAGGGCTTCTGGTCGGGAAAAACGTGACCATGGCCGACCTAAAGGGGACGTTGATAACCTTTGCCAAATTATTCTATGGCGAAGAGAGGATGGTGAGGTTCAGGCCCAGCTATTTTCCTTTTACAGAGCCCAGTGCCGAGATGGATATATCCTGCATAGCCTGCAATGGAAAAGGATGCAGGGTGTGCTCCTATACGGGTTGGCTGGAGATACTGGGTTGCGGGATGGTTCATCCCAATGTGTTGAAAAACGCGGGCTATGACCCGGAAGAATTGACGGGATTTGCCTTCGGAATGGGGATAGAGAGGATCGCCATGCTAAAATACGAAATTAACGATATGAGGTTGTTTTTCGAAAACGACCTGCGCTTTTTAGAACAGTTTTAG
- the zapA gene encoding cell division protein ZapA, with protein MERESDITRVKVEINGENYYIKGAASEEHIKQIAAYVDQKMRSLSKANPRLNRINLAVLTAINIADEFLRLKAEYDEFLELLEDEKS; from the coding sequence ATGGAAAGGGAGTCCGATATAACAAGGGTAAAAGTTGAAATTAACGGGGAGAATTATTATATAAAAGGCGCTGCTTCGGAAGAGCATATTAAACAAATAGCAGCCTATGTGGACCAAAAAATGAGATCCCTTTCAAAAGCGAATCCGAGGTTGAACCGGATTAATCTGGCGGTCCTGACAGCCATCAACATCGCCGATGAATTTTTGAGGCTGAAAGCCGAGTACGACGAATTTCTAGAACTTCTGGAAGATGAAAAATCCTGA
- a CDS encoding TrmH family RNA methyltransferase, giving the protein MMLELPSKRQIKMIRALAQLKNYRKRHGLFLVEGLRATEEALNSDYLVEFLVVSDDFLERHREKIKEYENIKVYEVPRKVYDTLSDTEAPQGIMAVVRMKNHELTSIYEDNFLIVALDGIKDPGNIGTIIRTADAAGASGILAGKGCVDIYNPKVVRSTMGSIFHLPVIEGVDLPVVLHELSQKRAKIVVTHLGAEKSYFDADLTGPVVLVFGSEAEGVSPEILKISTEVVKIPMPGKAESLNVAVAGGIVLFEAVRQRNHPFPL; this is encoded by the coding sequence ATGATGCTTGAATTGCCTTCAAAAAGGCAAATTAAAATGATTCGGGCACTGGCCCAGCTTAAAAATTACAGGAAAAGGCACGGGCTTTTTTTGGTGGAAGGGCTCAGGGCAACGGAAGAAGCGTTGAATTCCGATTACTTGGTTGAATTTCTGGTGGTATCCGATGACTTTTTAGAGCGGCACAGAGAAAAAATAAAAGAATACGAAAATATAAAGGTCTATGAGGTGCCGCGAAAGGTATATGATACTCTGTCGGATACGGAAGCCCCACAGGGCATAATGGCTGTAGTCAGGATGAAAAACCATGAACTGACAAGCATTTATGAAGATAACTTCCTGATTGTGGCGTTGGATGGAATTAAGGATCCGGGCAATATAGGTACCATTATCCGGACGGCTGACGCTGCAGGTGCCAGCGGCATCCTGGCAGGCAAGGGCTGTGTCGATATATACAACCCCAAGGTAGTAAGGTCTACCATGGGTTCCATATTTCACCTGCCGGTCATTGAAGGAGTAGACCTTCCGGTAGTACTACACGAGTTATCCCAAAAAAGGGCGAAGATAGTGGTTACCCACCTCGGTGCAGAAAAAAGCTATTTTGACGCGGATTTAACAGGCCCTGTGGTGCTGGTGTTCGGCAGTGAAGCCGAGGGCGTTTCACCTGAAATCCTGAAAATCTCCACCGAAGTGGTGAAAATTCCCATGCCTGGAAAGGCGGAATCTCTCAATGTTGCAGTAGCCGGCGGAATCGTGCTGTTTGAAGCGGTGCGCCAAAGAAACCACCCCTTTCCCTTGTAA
- a CDS encoding potassium channel family protein yields the protein MKQFVVIGLGRFGSSVARTLYKLGYDVLGIDSNEEIVQSLADSITHAVQADATDENTLKALGIRNFDVGIVSIGDDIQASILITLILKEMGLKYVVAKAQNDLHGKVLYKIGADRVVFPERDMGIRVAHNLVSSNILDYIELSPDFSIVEIKVLPEWYDKTLRELNMRVKHGLNVMAIKRNEDVIVSPGAEDFIKKGDILVVVGKNKDIEKLERYI from the coding sequence TTGAAACAGTTTGTAGTAATAGGCTTGGGGAGATTCGGATCGAGTGTTGCGAGAACGCTTTACAAACTCGGCTATGATGTATTGGGGATAGACAGCAATGAGGAAATAGTACAGTCTCTGGCTGATAGTATCACGCATGCGGTCCAGGCCGATGCAACCGATGAGAATACGCTAAAAGCCCTCGGGATCAGAAACTTCGATGTCGGCATAGTTAGCATAGGCGACGATATTCAGGCTAGCATATTAATTACCCTGATTCTAAAGGAGATGGGATTGAAATACGTCGTGGCTAAAGCCCAGAACGATTTACACGGGAAGGTGCTGTATAAAATCGGAGCCGATCGGGTGGTATTCCCCGAGAGGGATATGGGTATACGGGTTGCTCATAATTTGGTTTCTTCCAATATATTGGACTATATAGAACTTTCTCCTGATTTTTCCATAGTGGAGATTAAAGTCCTGCCCGAATGGTACGATAAGACCCTGAGGGAATTAAATATGAGGGTAAAGCATGGATTGAACGTGATGGCCATCAAGCGCAATGAAGATGTTATCGTATCTCCCGGGGCCGAGGATTTTATAAAAAAGGGAGATATTCTGGTAGTGGTCGGCAAGAACAAGGATATAGAAAAGCTTGAAAGATACATTTAG
- a CDS encoding potassium channel family protein — MKKFVVIGLSTFGISIIATLMKLGYEVLAVDKDEDRVKDLSEIINNVVIADATKEETLKALGIKNYDAVIVSIGQNFQASVLITMMLNEMGVKKIIVKTDNELYSRALKKVGANVVIFPEGDMGSRIAKSLPYDNIRNFVELAENACLAEIGVTRDMRGKTLRELNLSQSSRINVLGIKKNGWIEIMPSPDEVLSEEDTLLVLGPGENLCILGDRI, encoded by the coding sequence ATGAAAAAATTTGTGGTGATAGGCCTCAGCACATTCGGGATCAGTATAATAGCAACCCTGATGAAGCTGGGGTATGAGGTTCTGGCGGTTGATAAAGACGAAGACCGGGTGAAGGATTTATCAGAAATCATAAATAATGTCGTCATCGCCGATGCGACCAAGGAAGAGACCCTGAAGGCCCTCGGAATAAAAAATTACGACGCAGTAATAGTAAGTATCGGCCAAAACTTTCAGGCGAGCGTCTTAATCACCATGATGCTGAACGAGATGGGTGTAAAAAAGATAATCGTCAAGACCGACAACGAACTTTACAGCAGGGCTTTAAAAAAAGTCGGTGCCAACGTAGTCATCTTCCCCGAAGGCGATATGGGTTCCAGGATCGCAAAAAGCCTGCCGTATGATAATATACGGAATTTTGTAGAACTGGCCGAAAATGCCTGCCTTGCGGAAATCGGTGTTACCAGGGATATGAGAGGAAAGACCCTTAGAGAGCTGAATCTATCGCAGAGCTCCAGGATTAACGTCCTCGGTATAAAAAAGAACGGCTGGATTGAAATTATGCCTTCTCCCGACGAAGTTCTTTCGGAGGAAGATACGTTGTTAGTTCTGGGCCCCGGAGAGAATTTATGCATTCTGGGTGACCGAATATGA
- a CDS encoding DUF3656 domain-containing U32 family peptidase — protein sequence MKRPELLSPAGNMEALRAAVENGADAVYLGGKEFNARRSAANFSREELKEATYYTHLKGVNLYVTVNILISDEEMEKAADFVDFLYSIGVDGIIVQDLGFGAFIKRNFPHMEVHGSTQMTIHNAESVKALENLKFDRVVLARELSLDEIRRIKSSTSMKIETFIHGALCFCYSGQCLMSSFIGSRSGNRGQCAQPCRLPYALVDEKGNKLTEKLHLLSPRDLKLIDHLPRLIEAGIDSFKIEGRLKRPEYVALVTSVYRQAMDRYLEAPERYNVPPEDESKLARIFNRDFTTGYYFGNPGAKLMSVDCPRNKGVFLGKVTGYDRKRGFVKILLEDHLHVGDGVDFRGKEGFGYVVTEFFVNGRKRSQAGPGEIVELRTREPIPRGTPIYKTSDTALLSEVRKTYTDPKLARKVPVDVEVSLEIGKPMMVKMTDPEGSEALAYSEKLVQQAEKHPLDERTVRGQIDRLGNTIFFLRNFTARIEKGAMLPFSSMNDTRRKAVAQLGQLRLARHIKPPVEKSWRDFIEEVYRHPGIGKSSALKLSARVDNVESARAAIFSGVDIIYFGGENFSETKKHYKEVRRLADGCGCEFYLALPRIVDRKTMGEFENLLDETKLVHGEGVLAGNLGVIISAVKRGIKAVADFSLNTFNSVSLKVLNELGVSRVVLSPELSLNQIGQLAAPLPIECLVHGRLPLMVSEHNLIKANIDSNERKVGLKDRIGKVFPVVVDERGRSHIYNCYELCMINHLEGIRNAGVNVGQLYLIGKEAGEVERLVKAYKNALVVKEKIDEKTLTGAHTYGHFFRGVK from the coding sequence GTGAAAAGACCGGAATTGTTGTCGCCGGCGGGTAATATGGAGGCACTACGGGCTGCAGTAGAGAATGGAGCCGATGCGGTATATCTGGGCGGCAAGGAATTTAACGCCAGAAGATCTGCCGCCAATTTTTCCAGAGAAGAACTGAAGGAGGCTACTTACTACACCCACCTAAAAGGCGTAAACCTCTACGTTACCGTCAATATATTGATATCCGACGAAGAGATGGAGAAAGCTGCGGATTTCGTAGATTTTCTTTACTCCATCGGTGTTGACGGAATAATAGTTCAGGACCTGGGCTTCGGAGCTTTTATAAAGAGAAATTTCCCGCATATGGAGGTTCACGGTAGCACCCAGATGACTATCCACAATGCGGAGAGTGTTAAAGCACTGGAAAATCTGAAATTTGATAGGGTCGTCCTTGCCCGGGAACTGTCTCTCGACGAAATCAGGCGTATAAAATCCAGCACTTCAATGAAGATCGAGACCTTCATCCACGGAGCTCTGTGCTTTTGCTACTCGGGACAATGCCTCATGAGCAGTTTCATAGGTTCGAGGAGCGGCAACAGGGGCCAGTGCGCCCAACCGTGCCGCTTACCTTATGCTTTAGTCGATGAAAAAGGAAACAAACTTACCGAAAAACTTCATCTGCTCAGTCCCAGGGATTTGAAATTGATAGACCACCTGCCACGGTTAATCGAAGCGGGCATTGATTCATTCAAGATAGAGGGCAGGTTGAAGAGACCGGAATACGTGGCTCTGGTCACCTCCGTTTACAGACAGGCCATGGACCGTTACCTCGAAGCCCCGGAACGTTACAATGTACCTCCTGAGGATGAGAGTAAACTTGCCAGGATTTTCAACAGAGATTTTACGACCGGATATTACTTTGGCAACCCCGGGGCCAAATTGATGAGTGTGGATTGCCCGCGAAATAAAGGTGTCTTCCTTGGAAAAGTTACAGGTTACGATAGGAAACGGGGTTTTGTAAAGATACTGCTGGAAGATCACTTGCACGTGGGGGATGGCGTGGACTTCAGGGGAAAAGAGGGATTCGGTTACGTCGTTACGGAATTTTTCGTAAACGGCCGGAAGAGGTCCCAGGCAGGGCCCGGGGAAATCGTGGAATTGAGGACCAGGGAGCCAATTCCCCGGGGCACCCCCATTTACAAGACATCGGATACCGCACTCCTCAGTGAAGTAAGAAAAACTTACACTGACCCCAAACTTGCAAGAAAAGTTCCGGTGGATGTAGAGGTGTCGCTGGAAATAGGTAAGCCCATGATGGTGAAAATGACCGACCCCGAAGGAAGTGAAGCTTTAGCGTATTCAGAAAAATTGGTGCAGCAGGCCGAAAAGCATCCTCTTGACGAACGCACTGTCAGGGGTCAGATAGACCGGTTGGGCAATACGATATTTTTCCTCAGGAACTTTACCGCCCGCATTGAAAAAGGTGCGATGCTGCCTTTCAGCTCGATGAACGATACCAGGCGTAAAGCAGTGGCGCAACTCGGACAACTGAGGCTCGCGAGACACATTAAGCCGCCGGTGGAAAAATCGTGGAGAGATTTTATAGAAGAAGTCTACCGGCATCCCGGAATCGGGAAGTCCTCAGCGCTCAAGTTGAGCGCCAGGGTTGATAACGTAGAATCCGCCCGCGCTGCTATTTTCTCCGGAGTAGACATAATTTATTTCGGCGGAGAAAATTTCTCGGAGACGAAAAAGCATTACAAAGAAGTGCGTCGTCTGGCTGATGGATGTGGATGCGAATTTTACCTGGCTCTTCCGCGGATAGTAGACAGAAAAACGATGGGGGAGTTTGAAAATTTACTGGACGAAACAAAATTGGTGCACGGGGAGGGTGTACTGGCCGGGAACCTCGGAGTCATAATCTCGGCCGTTAAAAGAGGTATAAAGGCGGTGGCCGATTTTTCGCTTAATACCTTCAACTCGGTGAGTCTCAAGGTCTTAAATGAACTGGGAGTATCAAGAGTAGTCCTTTCGCCGGAACTTTCGTTGAACCAGATCGGGCAGCTTGCAGCACCGCTACCGATTGAATGTCTTGTCCACGGTAGATTACCGTTAATGGTAAGCGAACATAATTTGATTAAAGCAAATATCGATTCAAATGAAAGAAAGGTCGGACTGAAAGACCGTATAGGGAAAGTGTTTCCGGTGGTGGTAGACGAGCGGGGGAGATCCCATATTTACAACTGTTATGAACTATGTATGATCAACCACCTGGAAGGAATACGGAATGCGGGCGTCAACGTAGGCCAGCTCTACCTGATAGGCAAAGAGGCCGGGGAGGTGGAGCGTCTTGTTAAAGCCTATAAAAACGCCCTGGTCGTCAAAGAAAAAATCGATGAGAAGACCCTGACCGGCGCCCATACTTACGGGCATTTCTTTCGAGGGGTCAAATAG
- the polX gene encoding DNA polymerase/3'-5' exonuclease PolX, whose product MKNFLVSYIFSDIADMMEIKGENFFKIRAYRKASQVIANLPEDIEEIMKTSSLGSIEGIGKALEGKIKEIIETGTCRHYEELKKDIPRGLVEMLKIPGLGAKRIKTIYDALNITTIDELEQAAKSHKLRGLPGIGVKTEQAILKGIQMLKGKAGKMLLSTALYLAEEIKDMLKFLPAVEKVEEAGSLRRRKELIGNIYLVVSSQSPAEVLEGFLDYPRITEVVARDTDKTSVVLDLGVQVDLRVVEPRSFWAALHHYTGNEDHNVKLKEIARTRGLDINENGVFKEKNNEVIYPGNEEEVYKLLDMPYIIPELREDKGEIEAAIEDRLPDPVKLADIKGDLHVHSNWSDGINSIEEIAIRAREMGYEYVAITDHSKSLKVARGLDEERLMRQIELIKKLNEEITGIRILTGIEVDILTNELLDFDDEILKELDVVIASVHSGFKQDREKITRRIVAAMENPFVNIIAHPTGRILGKRDSYDVDIDVILKTAAETNTILEINSTPDRLDLNDHLAMKAKEMGVKMVINTDTHELEGLKDIRYGIWVARRGWLEKGDVINTLPLSQLLEVLDKK is encoded by the coding sequence ATGAAGAATTTCCTCGTATCGTATATATTTTCCGATATCGCCGATATGATGGAAATCAAGGGAGAAAACTTTTTTAAAATAAGAGCATACCGCAAAGCTTCTCAGGTAATTGCCAACCTGCCGGAAGATATAGAAGAAATCATGAAAACCTCATCCCTCGGCAGTATAGAAGGGATCGGGAAAGCGCTGGAGGGCAAGATAAAAGAAATTATCGAGACAGGTACATGCAGGCATTACGAAGAACTGAAAAAGGACATCCCCAGAGGCCTGGTTGAAATGCTCAAAATCCCCGGGCTTGGCGCTAAAAGGATTAAAACAATTTACGATGCTCTTAATATAACCACGATCGATGAGTTGGAACAAGCTGCAAAAAGTCATAAATTGAGGGGATTGCCGGGAATAGGCGTTAAGACGGAGCAGGCTATTTTAAAAGGAATACAAATGCTGAAGGGAAAGGCGGGCAAGATGCTTTTATCTACTGCCCTTTATCTGGCGGAGGAGATAAAGGATATGCTTAAGTTTCTGCCCGCCGTAGAAAAAGTGGAAGAGGCGGGTAGCCTTCGCAGGAGAAAGGAACTCATCGGCAATATCTATTTAGTTGTCTCATCGCAAAGTCCCGCCGAGGTCTTGGAAGGATTCCTGGATTATCCCAGGATAACCGAAGTCGTGGCCCGGGATACGGATAAAACAAGCGTAGTGCTGGATCTAGGGGTACAGGTGGATCTTCGGGTTGTCGAACCCCGATCTTTTTGGGCTGCCTTACATCATTATACCGGTAACGAGGATCATAACGTCAAACTGAAGGAGATCGCCCGAACAAGAGGTCTTGATATTAATGAAAACGGCGTTTTCAAAGAAAAAAACAATGAGGTCATCTATCCCGGGAACGAAGAGGAAGTCTACAAATTACTCGATATGCCATATATAATTCCCGAACTGAGAGAAGACAAAGGCGAGATAGAAGCTGCCATAGAGGACCGGCTACCCGATCCTGTAAAGTTGGCTGACATAAAAGGGGACCTTCACGTTCACAGCAATTGGAGCGACGGAATAAATTCGATAGAAGAAATTGCTATCAGAGCTAGGGAAATGGGGTACGAATACGTGGCCATAACGGATCACTCGAAATCTCTTAAAGTCGCCCGGGGCCTTGATGAGGAACGCTTGATGCGTCAGATAGAGCTTATAAAAAAGCTAAATGAAGAGATAACAGGCATAAGAATTCTAACGGGTATCGAGGTGGACATCTTAACAAACGAACTTTTAGATTTCGATGACGAAATACTGAAGGAACTGGATGTAGTAATTGCATCCGTTCACAGCGGCTTTAAACAGGACCGGGAAAAAATAACCCGCCGGATTGTAGCGGCTATGGAAAATCCCTTTGTGAATATAATTGCTCACCCAACCGGTAGAATACTCGGCAAGCGGGATTCCTATGACGTGGATATTGATGTGATTTTGAAGACGGCTGCCGAAACAAATACCATACTTGAGATCAATTCTACACCGGATCGATTGGATCTGAACGACCATTTGGCCATGAAGGCGAAAGAGATGGGAGTAAAAATGGTTATAAACACCGACACCCATGAGTTGGAAGGATTGAAAGACATAAGATACGGTATATGGGTTGCCCGGAGGGGTTGGCTCGAAAAGGGAGATGTAATAAATACCCTTCCGCTTTCCCAGCTGTTGGAGGTGCTGGACAAAAAGTGA